Part of the Eshraghiella crossota genome is shown below.
GTGCTGAAAAATCCACCATTCCCATACAAAGTGCCACAATATATCCCACAACAAGTCCGAATAAAACAGAAAGCTGTTTTAAATAGCCTTTTGCAAGTATATTGAATAAAATGCAGCTTACAAGGGTTACAATTCCAAGTATCCAGTTGTTGGCAGAACCAAAATCTGCTGCTCCCGTTCCTCCTCCGAAGGAAGCCGCACCAACAGAAAGAAGTGAAAATCCGATTGCCGTAACAACCGTTGCTGCTACAATCGGCGAGATAACTTTTATCCAGTATTTTGCAAAAAGTCCCAGAAGTCCTTCCACAATACCGCCTATTAATACTGCACCCATCAGGGTTCCGTATCCGTACTGTGCTCCTAAAGTACAGGCAAAGGATACAAACGTAAAGCTGATTCCCATTACTATAGGCAGCCTTGAACCTATTCTCCATATAGGGAACAGCTGTATAAAAGTACCTATTCCGGCTATAATCATTGCACTCTGGATTATCATGGCCGTGTCCTTTGCCCCAAGTCCACAGGCAGCCGCAACGATTATAATAGGTGTGATATTGGCAACAAACATCGCCAGTATGTGCTGTAATCCAAACGGAAACGCCTTTAATAAATTAATCTTTCCGTCAAGCGAATATAACGCTTCGACAGTATCTTTATTCTTTTTTTCTTTAGCCATTGTATTCTCCTCTTACTGCTCCCTGAAGTTAATTGTTCCTGTAGTTGCATCCATTGAATCAACAATAGCAAGAGATTCAAGCTGATATCCGAGATTTCTTATAATCTGACCACCGACCTGAAAACCTTTTTCGATTGCGATACCGATTCCTTCAACAGTGGCTCCTGCCTGGTTCACAATTGAAATAAGTCCCTGTAATGCACAGCCATTTGCAAGAAAATCATCAATTATAAGCACATGGTCGTCTTCATTTAAAAACTTCTTTGATACAATAACCTGATTCTTGCATTTATGGGTAAAAGACTCAACCTCCGCAATATACATATCACCGTCTATATTAATACTTTTTGATTTTTTCGCAAAAACAACAGGTACGTTAAAGTGCATTGCAACAACACACGCAATTCCGATACCTGATGCTTCCACCGTCAATATTTTATTGATATTTTTGCCTTCAAATCTCTTCTTAAATTCGGCACCCATCTCATTAAATAGCGTTATATCCATCTGATGATTTAAGAAGCTGTCAACTTTTAGTACATTCCCTTCCTTAACTATTCCGTCTTTCACTATTCTTTCTTCCAAAAAATTCATATTATCTCCGATTTATCCGGGATTGCTTCCCTGTATTTCGCATATAATGTTATCATTCTTCAAGATTCATTTCAACAGAATACGGTTTTTCTTATAATTTTCCTATATTTCCTTTCCTCTGATTCCCTGTATCAGGCAAAACGAACCCCCTGCTATACACGGTATGCCTATTACCAGACTCACTAAAACATACCCCACATAATCCATCATGCTGTACGCATAATCCGAGGGTAAATACATTTTGGTAATGGTATCATATTCTGCCACATACGATTTTTCAGGTTCGTCCTTTTTATAAATGATATCATAATTATCTGCTAACCGGTCTGTAAATTTTCCTCTTTCTCCATAATCAACCGTATATGCATTGCCATCTGCATGATAAACAAGCGTTGCATAATGGTAGTAACTGTCTGAATCCCATGAATTGCTTGTAGAACCTCTGTCAGTTGTTTCTCCTACCGTATGCACATAATCCTTGTAATCTTTTGCTCTATTTATATTTTTAACAATTACTCTTGGCAAAAACGTAAAAACAAAAACACCGGCAACGAAAAATACAATTCCCATTAAAAGAATAACAGGTCTGTCATTCTTCTTTTTAAGCGGAGGTGCATACCTTGAAAGCCATGTATAATTTTCATCCTTTATTTGGGAAAATTTATTAACCAGCCGGTCTTCTGTTAAATATGTTATTCCGGTAACATAAGTCTGTTCCCTGATATAATTATTGATATCACCCTCCTTTTCCATTACAACATCAATGTCAAAAATAGCTCTTCTTCCCTTTTTACATTCGTCGTATGTACTCCGGTTGACACTAAGCACCATGTCCCTTCCGTCGGATCTCGTTATAGTTACCAGATATTCCCTATTATATTCGTCTCCTGTTATTTCCTTAGATTTGATTTTGACTGCTAATGTAACGCTTTCTGTCTTTAACATTATCTTTCTCCCATCTTAATTTATTTCAGGCACGTATTTTTCATTCATCATACAGATGTATGTCTTACCCTTTGCGATTTCAAGCGGCTTACCGTCCATTGTTGTCATAACAAACGCATTACCGTACTGGCTGTCGTCATTATAATCGCCCTTAGTCCAGTTAATCTTTATATATTTTCCACCACTGATATAATATCCGGTACCTCCTGCCATATTGTATTTCTGGCGGACGGTTCCTTGTGAATCCTTCTCTGTCCAGTTAGGTACAGGAAGAATAATTACATTTCTTACCCTTATATTTTCGCTGTTAGTCTCATCAATATACGGTTCGTTCCAGAAATCCACGGAATAGTCATTTGCATCAGAATTATATTTAAAACTTGTATTCTTATAACCGGAAAAAGTTACTTTAACATTAACCGCACTTTCTCCGTCAGGTGTACCCTCTCCGTCTTTTGCGAAATTAAATTTTGTATAGTCATTCCTTGTGTGTGCCGTATTTATATTTTTGTCTGAAATAATTTTTAACAGATTAGGTCCTGTCGTATATAAGGAATGTTCCAGTCCAACGTTATGCATCCTGTAATCATCCCGGAAAAATGCAGAGCCCGCATCTATTCCCGCATTGCCTACACAATTAAGTGTGGTATAACCTGACCTGTTAATCTTATCGAATATCCATGGGTCACCGCCTGCATGAACAACGATTGCATCAAATCCCATGGCCCAGGATAAAAAATATTCCCTTGTGGACCTTATTGTACCGATTTTATCTACTCCTTCAAGGCTGTTGTAAAAGCCGAGAACTCTGGTTATTCCGCCCTCTTCCGTCATTTCTATATACATGTCAGCCTTTGAATTACCACTCTGTGGCAGTGCCTGTCTTATTGTGTTAAGCATTATGGCATAAGGTCTTGTTCCTGAGTAATCCGTATCCGTCTTTTCACCGGTAAAAGGATTAATATAGCCCTCCTCTGCTTCCTCTGTGGGAGCCTCTGTTGTCGGATGCTCAGTTGTCGCAGGTTCGGTCTCCGTTGTTGACGGTTCAGTCACCTCCTGCCTGTCCTTTTTACCGCAAGAAGTCATACATACAACAATTCCTGCAATAATTATAAACATTAAAACAGAGGCTGCATTAATGCAGCCTTTTTTATGTTTATTTATAAAATCACTGTTACCTTTTTTCATTCCTCGTCACTTCTTTTCTAAAGATAAATATATTTTACAATAACAGCTATTTTATATCAATGGTTTATTCCATATAAATTCTTGCTTCGTAAGGATATCTATAGTCTGTCCATAGAAATTACATACAACAACCATGCTCTTACCTGCATATTCTCTCTTATATGCAAAAATATCACGTTACACCACATACATTTATTAAGTCTTTGAATAATTTTTTATGAATACAAAAAAATAAAACCGGAATACTACCTTTGTATAAACACTCTTATATGGAAAGGATGTAACGCAATGGTATTAAAAGAAAAAGAACGTTCAGTAATTGAAGATTTACAAAATCAGGAAAAAAGCTGTATGGAAAAGTACGCAAAGTATGCCGGCCTTGCAAAAGATCCGGAATTAAAAGCCCTTTTTAAAGAACTTCATAAGCAGGAGCAGAAACACTATGATTCTTTAGGCCAGGTTCTTTCCGGCACCGTTCCTGATTGTGACTGCAACGACAGTGCCGGCAAAGATTATTCACCAAAAGCCACCTACAACGATATGACCAACTCCGATGACAAACAGAATGACGCTTTCCTTGCAACAGACTGTATCGGAACAGAAAAGCTGGTATCAGGAGAATACAATAGTGATATTTTTGCATTCGGTAAAAGCAATATAAGGAAATTACTTGCTGATATCCAGATTGAAGAGCAGAATCATGCCGAAATGCTTTATAAATACAAGACAGCAAATGGAATGGCATAGAATCGTTATAAATAAAAAGCTCCGGTCACCTGTTATGACCGGAGTTTTAATTTTATAATATTATTCTATTTTTTCAGACATGATTTTATCAAAACAAAGCCAATACTTAAAGCAGTGATAACCGGTAATCCCACAAAAGAAAACAAGCAAAGTATTTCCGGTTTATAGCTGATTGTCATACCTAAAACATGGAAATGAAGCAAACCTAAAAAAGCAAACATTGCAAATCCCCATATCAGGTCATATATACATGCCATCACCTTGTATGCATTTCCAAGCTTCTTAATAAAATCCAGCTTGCCACCAAATTTCTTTATAATGGTGATCATTACAAAAAAGTAGATTACTAATCCCAATATGTACATTAATAAATTATAATCATAATATGTACTGCTAAAAAAAAATGAACTGTCTGTACCGGTCTTTACACCAAACAACATCTGAATTAATACAGCAATACATGCAGCTATTGTCAGCACCATCATCATTATGCTTTCATATAATAACAGTTTCAAAAGATTCTTAAACATATTTTTTTCACAATTCCTCCTAATATTATGTTCATAAAAAAAATTAATGTAACAATACAAATATACAGATAAATGCAAGAAGAATCTGTACAATGACTAATGTTCTGTGCAAAACCTTAAAGAAACGTGGCGTTAACATTTTTATATTATTTTTAATACAGTATCTGGTCAAAATACCCACCGGTCCTGCAAGTGCTTTTGCATCTACATAAGCCAATCCAGCTGCCTTTGCTGCCTGTCCTTTCAGATTAGCTCTCATGGCAGCATCATTTACTTCCATAGCTCCATCTAATCCACCATCCAGATGTATACACATAACTTCTGTTACTTTATAACTAATAGCATACGTAAATCCTGCAATGCTAAATAAAACAAGCAATACCATGCATAGATTAACATATATACCACCTCTGCACCAAAATGTTTCAGGTGTAAAATCAATATTAACATCCATTATATGTGGAAGTGCCGATGTACCTAAACATAGCACTAAAAACAGAATAAGAGATAACATCATATTCCAGCCAATAACTACCATCAGTTCTGCTGAATAGCAGGATAACTTTGCAACCCTAAGTGATTTTCTTTTCTTTTTATTATATTTTTCCTGTGAATATTCTTTTTGTTGTATTGCCGGTTCATCATTCCAACTTTTCATTTTACTCATCAAATCTCCTTTTCGGCTAACCAATGGGCAACTCCGTCATTGTCATTGCTCTCTATTATATTTGTAGCTACTGCTTTTAATTCAGGTTCGGCATTGGCCATAGCG
Proteins encoded:
- a CDS encoding uracil-xanthine permease family protein, with translation MAKEKKNKDTVEALYSLDGKINLLKAFPFGLQHILAMFVANITPIIIVAAACGLGAKDTAMIIQSAMIIAGIGTFIQLFPIWRIGSRLPIVMGISFTFVSFACTLGAQYGYGTLMGAVLIGGIVEGLLGLFAKYWIKVISPIVAATVVTAIGFSLLSVGAASFGGGTGAADFGSANNWILGIVTLVSCILFNILAKGYLKQLSVLFGLVVGYIVALCMGMVDFSALHDVDIIALPHFMPFKIEFNANAIFSFILIFLVSATETIGDTSALASSGLGRDVTEKETSGSIACDGFVSALSSIFGCMPITSFSQNVGLVAMTKVVNRYAISTGAIIMVVAGFFPAVGSLLATLPSAVLGGCTIMMFGTIVVSGVQMIGKCGYTQRNITIAALSLSIGLGFTQCPDLFNIFPDIVRSVFAENCVALVFVTAILLNIILPKSMGEEKAQKNN
- a CDS encoding xanthine phosphoribosyltransferase, which produces MNFLEERIVKDGIVKEGNVLKVDSFLNHQMDITLFNEMGAEFKKRFEGKNINKILTVEASGIGIACVVAMHFNVPVVFAKKSKSINIDGDMYIAEVESFTHKCKNQVIVSKKFLNEDDHVLIIDDFLANGCALQGLISIVNQAGATVEGIGIAIEKGFQVGGQIIRNLGYQLESLAIVDSMDATTGTINFREQ
- a CDS encoding DUF3048 domain-containing protein, which gives rise to MKKGNSDFINKHKKGCINAASVLMFIIIAGIVVCMTSCGKKDRQEVTEPSTTETEPATTEHPTTEAPTEEAEEGYINPFTGEKTDTDYSGTRPYAIMLNTIRQALPQSGNSKADMYIEMTEEGGITRVLGFYNSLEGVDKIGTIRSTREYFLSWAMGFDAIVVHAGGDPWIFDKINRSGYTTLNCVGNAGIDAGSAFFRDDYRMHNVGLEHSLYTTGPNLLKIISDKNINTAHTRNDYTKFNFAKDGEGTPDGESAVNVKVTFSGYKNTSFKYNSDANDYSVDFWNEPYIDETNSENIRVRNVIILPVPNWTEKDSQGTVRQKYNMAGGTGYYISGGKYIKINWTKGDYNDDSQYGNAFVMTTMDGKPLEIAKGKTYICMMNEKYVPEIN
- a CDS encoding ferritin-like domain-containing protein; its protein translation is MVLKEKERSVIEDLQNQEKSCMEKYAKYAGLAKDPELKALFKELHKQEQKHYDSLGQVLSGTVPDCDCNDSAGKDYSPKATYNDMTNSDDKQNDAFLATDCIGTEKLVSGEYNSDIFAFGKSNIRKLLADIQIEEQNHAEMLYKYKTANGMA